Proteins encoded by one window of Actinocorallia herbida:
- a CDS encoding TetR/AcrR family transcriptional regulator has product MSTSTRERIVAEALRLFAERGYAATSVAEIEAAAGLSPGAGGLYRHFPSKQEVLTAAVREHIERTRHQVVTVLAESEQYKGRPLELRLRMTCVAGLEKMREEKELVRVLFRDLDQFPHLVADMRDGVVNPLYEGIAQWISAQPEFAGVDEDWDAIAAILGGSVVNYWLANESLYEAPIKTDEKRFTSAWARLALGLLPRP; this is encoded by the coding sequence ATGAGCACATCGACGCGCGAGCGGATCGTGGCCGAAGCGCTGCGTCTCTTCGCCGAGCGCGGATACGCGGCGACCTCGGTGGCCGAGATCGAGGCCGCGGCCGGCCTGTCACCGGGCGCCGGTGGCCTGTACCGGCACTTTCCTTCCAAGCAGGAGGTGCTGACCGCCGCCGTCCGGGAGCACATCGAGCGCACCCGGCACCAGGTGGTCACGGTCCTCGCCGAGTCCGAGCAGTACAAGGGCCGGCCGCTGGAGCTGCGGCTGCGCATGACCTGCGTCGCGGGCCTGGAGAAGATGCGCGAGGAGAAGGAGCTGGTGCGGGTCCTGTTCCGGGACCTCGACCAGTTCCCCCACCTCGTCGCCGACATGCGCGACGGCGTCGTGAACCCGCTGTACGAGGGCATCGCCCAGTGGATCTCCGCCCAGCCCGAGTTCGCGGGGGTCGACGAGGACTGGGACGCCATCGCGGCGATCCTCGGCGGCTCGGTCGTCAACTACTGGCTGGCCAACGAGTCGCTTTACGAGGCGCCGATCAAGACCGACGAGAAGCGCTTCACGTCGGCCTGGGCGCGGCTGGCCCTGGGCCTGCTGCCACGGCCCTGA
- a CDS encoding cold-shock protein: MPTGKVKWYDTDKGFGFLTRDDGGEVFVHSSALPSGATTLKQGQRVEFGVVEGRRGQQALSVRVLDTPPSVEKTIAKAKRKKPDDMVNITEDLIKLLDHVSETYRRGKHPSSAEAKKIATVLRAVADDIDV; encoded by the coding sequence GTGCCCACTGGCAAGGTCAAGTGGTATGACACCGACAAGGGTTTCGGCTTCCTCACCCGCGATGACGGCGGTGAGGTGTTCGTCCACTCCTCCGCACTCCCCTCGGGCGCCACGACGTTGAAGCAGGGCCAGCGGGTCGAGTTCGGCGTGGTGGAGGGCCGCAGGGGGCAGCAGGCGTTGTCGGTGCGCGTACTGGACACCCCGCCTTCGGTGGAGAAGACGATCGCGAAGGCCAAGCGCAAGAAGCCCGACGACATGGTGAACATCACCGAGGACCTGATCAAGCTCCTCGACCACGTCTCGGAGACGTATCGGCGCGGCAAGCACCCGTCAAGTGCGGAGGCGAAGAAGATCGCGACGGTGCTGCGCGCCGTGGCCGACGACATCGACGTCTGA
- a CDS encoding helicase-associated domain-containing protein — protein sequence MDSYGDWLRGRTDEELAALVRARPELISPVPADLGALAARAAAPTSVSRALDRLDRGALATLEAAIVLPSATMTALKKALGPRVPEVVDRLTELGLLWPGRRRSHQVAPGVRAALREPAGLGPPAREALAVLPLDRLVPLAADLGLSTSFANAVGLAEVVAERLADPAALIDDAGPEARTALDRLVWGPPSGRIENARRTVRLDTAASPIERLLARGLLIATDERTVTLPREVGLYLRGGTLFRADVLTEPPLQGPERARRLTDQIASGQAFTALRLMEGLLDAWGLNPPPVLRSGGLGVRDLKAAAVLLDVPEQDAALLAELALAAGLLARDAEWTPTRSYDLWMLRGAAERWADLAGAWLDTDRVAGLAGGKDDRDKTVNALSDESIRTHAPRVRRETLAALAEGVAATEESVLERLAWRTPRRTGGLHSRLVTWTLREAAFLGVTGFGAKASYTDALLAGKDVTEPLSALLPEPVDHVLLQADLTAVAPGPLVPDLARELALTADVESTGGATVYRFSPESVRRAMDAGRTISELIDLLTRHSATPVPQPLAYLIEDVGRKHGRLRVGTALSYVRCDDPAVLDEILADRRAATLRLYRLAPTVLASRLSRQDLLEALRSVGFSPVPESAEGGLVVTRADAHRTETPARPPLEHDQAVDAEMAIAAVRALRAGEEAAAIGAPDGEPPRTPSMATIERLRAAIGTRVWIGYLDQQGQATSRIIEPVRVDGGYLTAYDRTKASVQRFTLHRITGIKDV from the coding sequence GTGGACAGCTACGGGGACTGGCTGCGCGGGCGCACCGACGAGGAGTTGGCGGCGCTCGTGCGGGCGCGCCCTGAACTGATCTCGCCGGTCCCGGCCGACCTCGGCGCGCTCGCCGCCCGCGCGGCGGCGCCCACCTCCGTCTCCCGGGCGCTGGACCGGCTCGACCGGGGCGCGCTCGCCACGCTGGAAGCCGCCATCGTGCTTCCCTCCGCGACCATGACCGCGCTGAAGAAGGCGCTCGGGCCCCGGGTGCCCGAGGTCGTCGACCGGCTGACGGAGCTCGGGCTGCTGTGGCCGGGGCGGCGCAGGTCGCACCAGGTCGCGCCCGGGGTGCGGGCCGCGCTGCGCGAGCCCGCGGGGCTCGGGCCGCCCGCCCGCGAGGCCCTCGCGGTGCTCCCGCTGGACAGGCTCGTCCCGCTCGCCGCCGATCTCGGCCTGTCCACCTCGTTCGCCAACGCGGTCGGCCTCGCCGAGGTCGTCGCGGAGCGGCTCGCCGACCCCGCCGCGCTCATCGACGACGCGGGTCCCGAGGCGCGCACCGCGCTCGACCGGCTGGTCTGGGGGCCGCCGTCGGGGCGGATCGAGAACGCGCGCCGCACCGTGCGGCTCGACACCGCGGCGAGCCCGATCGAGCGGCTGCTCGCCCGCGGCCTGCTCATCGCGACCGACGAGCGGACCGTCACGCTGCCCCGCGAGGTCGGGCTGTACCTGCGCGGCGGCACGCTGTTCCGCGCCGACGTCCTCACCGAGCCGCCCCTCCAGGGCCCCGAGCGGGCGCGGCGGCTCACCGACCAGATCGCCTCGGGCCAGGCGTTCACCGCGCTGCGCCTGATGGAGGGGCTCCTGGACGCGTGGGGGCTCAACCCGCCGCCGGTGCTGCGCAGCGGGGGCCTGGGGGTGCGCGACCTCAAGGCCGCCGCCGTCCTGCTCGACGTGCCGGAACAGGACGCCGCCCTGCTCGCCGAGCTGGCCCTCGCCGCGGGCCTGCTCGCCAGGGACGCCGAGTGGACCCCGACCCGCTCCTACGACCTGTGGATGCTGCGCGGCGCCGCCGAGCGCTGGGCCGACCTCGCGGGGGCCTGGCTGGACACCGACCGGGTGGCCGGACTCGCCGGCGGCAAGGACGATCGCGACAAGACCGTCAACGCGCTGTCCGACGAATCGATCAGGACCCACGCGCCGCGCGTCCGCCGGGAGACCCTCGCCGCGCTGGCCGAGGGCGTCGCGGCCACCGAGGAGTCCGTCCTGGAGCGGCTGGCGTGGCGCACGCCCCGCCGCACGGGCGGCCTCCACTCCCGGCTCGTCACCTGGACCCTGCGCGAGGCCGCCTTCCTCGGCGTCACGGGGTTCGGCGCCAAGGCGTCCTACACCGACGCGCTCCTCGCCGGGAAGGACGTCACCGAGCCGCTCTCCGCGCTGCTGCCGGAGCCCGTCGACCATGTGCTGCTCCAGGCCGACCTCACCGCCGTCGCGCCCGGCCCCCTCGTGCCAGACCTGGCCCGCGAACTCGCCCTCACCGCCGACGTGGAGTCGACGGGCGGGGCGACGGTCTACCGGTTCTCCCCCGAATCCGTCCGACGGGCCATGGACGCGGGCCGGACCATCTCGGAACTGATCGACCTGCTGACCAGGCACAGCGCCACCCCCGTCCCGCAGCCGCTCGCGTACCTGATCGAGGACGTCGGCCGCAAGCACGGAAGGCTCCGGGTAGGCACCGCCCTGTCCTACGTGCGCTGCGACGACCCCGCCGTCCTCGACGAGATCCTCGCCGACCGCAGGGCCGCGACGCTCCGCCTGTACCGGCTCGCCCCGACCGTCCTGGCCTCCCGGCTGTCCCGGCAGGACCTGCTGGAGGCGCTGCGCTCGGTCGGGTTCTCGCCGGTCCCCGAGTCGGCCGAAGGCGGCCTGGTCGTCACCCGGGCCGACGCGCACCGCACCGAGACGCCCGCCCGGCCGCCCCTCGAGCACGACCAGGCGGTCGACGCCGAGATGGCCATCGCGGCCGTGCGCGCGCTCCGCGCGGGCGAGGAGGCCGCCGCCATCGGCGCGCCCGACGGCGAGCCGCCCAGGACCCCCTCGATGGCGACGATCGAGCGGCTGCGCGCGGCCATCGGCACCCGGGTGTGGATCGGCTACCTGGATCAGCAGGGACAGGCCACGAGCCGGATCATCGAGCCCGTCAGGGTCGACGGCGGCTACCTCACCGCCTACGACCGGACGAAGGCGTCGGTGCAGCGGTTCACCCTGCACCGCATCACCGGCATCAAAGACGTGTGA